The stretch of DNA cagctccagaccagggGCCGAGAGCTGCTGTGAAAGGGGCCCAGACCACTGGAACTGTGGAATGGTAAACAGGCTTTGGTTCCCAGAGGCTGCTTTAGGGGCTCAGTCGCTCATCAAAGTGGCTTCcattaaagagcagggctctgctacatcacagactgatacaGGACACGGGACAGTAAAGATtgctcaaacactcccaggggcaggtacagggttagatacagagtaaagctccctctacactgtcccgtcaaacactcccagggcaggtacagggttagatacagagtaaagctccctctacaccgtcccatcaaacactcccagggcaggtacagggttagatacagagtaaagctccctctacactgtcccgtcaaacactcccagggcaggtacagggttagatacagagtaaagctccctctacactgtcccgtcaaacactcccagggcaggtacagggttagatacagagtaaagctccctctacactgtcccatcaaacactcccagggcaggtacagtgttagatacagagtaaagctccctctacactgtcccatcaaacactcccagggcaggtacagggttagatacagagtaaagctccctccacactgtcccatcaaacactcccagggcaggtacagggttatatacagagtaaagctccctctacactgtcccgtcaaacactcccagggcaggtacagggttggatacagagtaaagctccctctacactgtcccgtcaaacactcccagggtcaggtacggggttagatacagagtaaagctccctctacaccgtcccgtcaaacactcccagggcaggtacagggttggatacagagtaaagctccctctacactgtcccgtcaaacactcccagggcaggtacagggttagatacagagtaaagctccctctatactgtcccgtcaaacactcccagggtcaggtacggggttagatacagagtaaagctccctccacactgtcccgtcaaacactcccagggcaggtacagggttagatacagagtaaagctccctccacactgtcccgtcaaacactcccagggtcaggtacggggttagatacagagtaaagctccctccacgctgtcccgtcaaacactcccagggcaggtacagggttagatacagagtaaagctccctctacactgtcccgtcaaacactcccagggcaggtacagggttagatacagagtaaagctccctctacactgtcccgtcaaacactcccagggtcaggtacggggttagatacagagtaaagctccctctacaccgtcccgtcaaacactcccagggcaggtacagggttggatacagagtaaagctccctctacactgtcccgtcaaacactcccagggcaggtacagggttagatacagagtaaagctccctctacactgtcccgtcaaacactcccagggtcaggtacggggttagatacagagtaaagctccctccacactgtcccgtcaaacactcccagggcaggtacagggttagatacagagtaaagctccctccacactgtcccatcaaacactcccagggcaggtacagggttagatacagagtaaagctccctctacactgtcccgtcaaacactcccagggcaggtacagggttagatacagagtaaagctccctctacactgtcccgtcaaacactcccagggcaggtacagggttagatacagagtaaagctccctctacactgtcccgtcaaacactcccagggcaggtacagggttggatacagagtaaagctccctccacactgtcccgtcaaacactcacagggcaggtacagggttagatacagagtaaagctccctccacactgtcccgtcaaacactcacagggcaggtacagggttagatacagagtaaagctccctccacactgtcccgtcaaacactcccagggcaggtacagggttagatacagagtaaagctccctccacactgtcccatcaaacactcccagggcaggtacagggttagatacagagtaaagctccctccacactgtcccatcaaacactcacagggcaggtacagggttggatacagagtaaagctccctctacaccgtcccgtcaaacactcccagggcaggtacagggttggatacagagtaaagctccctctacactgtcccgtcaaacactcccagggcaggtacagggttagatacagagtaaagctccctctatactgtcccgtcaaacactcccagggtcaggtacggggttagatacagagtaaagctccctccacactgtcccgtcaaacactcccagggcaggtacagggttagatacagagtaaagctccctccacactgtcccgtcaaacactcccagggtcaggtacggggttagatacagagtaaagctccctccacgctgtcccgtcaaacactcccagggcaggtacagggttagatacagagtaaagctccctctacactgtcccgtcaaacactcccagggcaggtacagggttagatacagagtaaagctccctctacactgtcccgtcaaacactcccagggtcaggtacggggttagatacagagtaaagctccctctacaccgtcccgtcaaacactcccagggcaggtacagggttggatacagagtaaagctccctctacactgtcccgtcaaacactcccagggcaggtacagggttagatacagagtaaagctccctctacactgtcccgtcaaacactcccagggtcaggtacggggttagatacagagtaaagctccctctacaccgtcccgtcaaacactcccagggcaggtacagggttagatacagagtaaagctccctcgacactgtcccatcaaacactcccagggtcaggtacagggttagatacagagtaaaactcccttggtctcctcctgcccctgtgtaacaggctcgagtatAATCGTTCTTCAGGGTAATCTGAGGTGAGATGTACCAAGACTTTGAAAACTTTTGTAACTCCTGATATTATTCCCGTTAAAACACGGCAGGGTTATCGATCGGGACGTGTACACCCTTCATATCCGTGGAACGattccacactcctgacttcctgCGGCCGGGCCTCCCGCTGCCtcggccccacgctctggaattccctccctcaacctctcctcctcGCTCTCCTCCACCTGTCCGAAcacctccttctgtggctcggtttCAGACTTATGACCGActaacgctcctgtgaggtgCCTCAGGACTTTATAAAGGCACTCCACAAACCCACGCTGTCGTCGTGTTCCTCTGGTCAGTCTCGCGGACTGCCTCTCAGACCATTGCTGCTGACGGTCGTAATCTCTCTCGGTAAttgtcctctctctcttcccccacggTTCCATGGACAGGTGTCACTGAGCAGTTCCCGGGTGTTATAatgctctccctcagtctctcaagACCACTTTATCCATGGCCTTCCCGACAGTCTGCATAACTcccttcccacagtgctgttaggaagggagttccacgattttgacccagtgacgatgaaggaacggcgatatatttccaagtcgggatggtgtgtgacttggaggggaacgtgcaggtggtgttgttcccatgcgcctgctgcccttgtccttctaggtggtagaggtcgcgggtttgggaggtgctgtcgaagaagccttggcgagttgctgcagtgcatcctgtggatggtccacactgcagccacagtgcgcagtGAAGAGagtgatctgggtgtcctcgtacatgaaacacaaaaagacaacatacaggtgcagcaggtagtcCGGAAGGCaattggaatattggcctttatttcgagggggatggagtataaaaacagggaagtcaggctacaactgtacagggtgctggtgagaccacacctggagtactgtgtacagttctggtgcccttatttaaggaaggacatacttgcattggaggcagttcagagaaggttcactcggttgattccgggtatggaagggttgtcttatgaggaaagattgaacaggttgagtctgtatgaggtcatccactttggatcaaaaaaggatagaacagggtactttctaaatggtaaaaagttaaaaacagtggatgtccagagggacttaggggttcaggtccatcgatcattgacgtgtcatgaacatgtgcagaaaataatcaagaaggccaatggaatgctggcctttatatctagaggactggagtacaagggggcagaagttatgctgcagctatacaaaccctggttagaccgcacctggagtactgtgagcagttctgggcaccgcaccttcggaaggacatattggccttggagggagtgcagcgtaggtttactagaatgatacccggacttcaagggttaagttacgagcagagattacacaaattggggttgtattctctggagtttcgaaggttaaggggtgatctgagagaagtttataagatattggggggaacggatagggtggagagagagaaactatttccgctggttggggattctaggagtagggggcacagtctaaaaatgagagccagacctttcaggagcgagatcagaaaacatttctacacacaaagggtggtagaagtttggaactctcttcctcaaacggcaattgatactagctcaattgctaaattgaaatctgagatagatagctttatggcaaccaaaggtattaagggatatgggccaaaggcaggtatatggagttagatcacagatcagccatgatcttatcaaatggcggagcaggaaagaggggctgaatggcctactcctgctcctatttctcatgttcccgATTTTGTACGCCTCGAATCAAACCTCCCCCGAACCCTCTGGTCTCTCCCAGATGGTTTGGACGATCAGCCGCAGCTTCATGGTGTCGTTGCTGATGTACTTGTCCTTCTCCGACGAGGGGATCAGATCCTTGATCTCCGCGGTCCCCGAGTGCGAGACCTCGAGGGTCTTGACATCGCACACGGACCACTCCCCGTTGAGACATCGGTAAAGCAGGACACTCAGCTTGTGAGAGTGGTTCTGATCAGCCTCCTGGCAGCATCgcaaagagacagagagggtcgAAAAGATATCACCTTGCAAAAGCTGCTCATATCCACCAAATCCGTAATTATAGTTCTTCAGCCGCTGGCCTGGACACACTTGACCTTCTGGCCAAAAGTTGACATACCATTCAGTCTTCAGATGGTAAAGTTTGGTGGATGTGCTTTTACTAAGAGCAGTTTTACCCATCGCCTGATATCCTGCGATGTCCCAGGGCTGGCTGAAACTTCCCGAGGTGTAGAGCCTCATGGCAAACGGGGTGGTGGTGATGTCATGGCGTCGGGCGGTGGGCAGCAGGCGGACCTGGTAGACCAGCAGGCTCTCGCGCAACAGGTAGGGCGAGATGGTCTCGGGGAGGCTGCCCGGGGCTTGGAGCTCGAACAGCTTCTCTGGCGCCATCAGAGGGTCGCGGAGGTGGGCCAGCATCTCCCCCCCGCCCGGTCGGGGCGCCGGGAGAGCCAAGCCAGCAGGGCTCGGAGAAGGACCGCCTCGTCGTCTACCACCACGTCAGAGCGTTGGAGGAGGGCTGAGAGTTGGTGGGCCTCCATCGGCGTCCAGTCTGgggactgtatcacagtgccaATGTTCCAGGCTATAAACCTGAGGCACTCCTCTTCCAGTTGGCCCAGGCCCATCAGCCTGGCGTACCTCTGCCAGGTGATGGCCCGGTTCGAGGAGCCCGGGGCGCCGACGTTGGCCAACATGAGCCGCTGGCAGCTTTGCCTCAGCTCTTGGACGTTGTACTTCTCCGAGAGAACGTGAAGAGGGAGCACGCTCGTGGTGCTGAGGGTGACGCTCCCGCTGTAGAGGTACCTCAAGAAGTCCTCGAGGTAGGGCAGGGAGTCCTCCGCCTCGGTGAGGTGAATCACCCGGTCTTTAGCGTCCGGCCAACGCTCCGTGTCCAACAGGGCCTTGAAGACGTCACTGTGCGCCGCCAGGATGAAGCTGTGGGCCTTCAGGGTTGGCGTCTCGTTCACCATCAGTTGGATGTCACTGAGGTACTCGTTGTTGAACAGGGCTGAGAGGGTCCCAATCACCTTGCTCTGGTGATCCAGGGTCTCCGAGGGTCCCATGGCTTCCATTGACTGGTGGTGAAAGGCAATCGATGGGGTTAATGTACTGATCagtccgatctctccctctctcagtctgtctctctctcgctctctatctccctcggtctctctctcgctctctatctccctcggtctctctctcgctctctatctccctcggtctctctctcgctctctatctctctccctctctcagtttgtctccctctctgtctctgtctctccgtctctgtctctctctcgctctctatctctctcccactctcagtctgtctctctctccctgtttccctctctgtctctgtctctccgtctctctctctctctcactctctatctctcagtctgtctctctctccctgtttccctctcgctctgtctgtctctccgtctctctctctctctcgctctctatctctctccctctctcagtctgtctctctctccctgtttccctctcgctctgtctgtctctccgtctctgtctctctctcgctctctatctctctccctctctcagtctgtctctctctccctgtttccctctctctctgtctgtctctccatctctgtctctctctcgctctctatctctctccctctctcagtctgtctctctctccctgtttccctctctctctgtctgtctctccgtctctgtctctctctcttgctctctatctctctccctctctcagtctgtctctctctccctgtttccctctctctctgtctgtctctccatctctgtctctctctcgctctctatctctctccctctctcagtctgtctctctctccctgtttccctctctctctgtctgtctctgtctctctctcgctctctatctctctccctctctcagtttgtctctctctccgtttccctctctgtctctgtctctccgtctctctctctctcgctctctatctctctccctctctcagtctgtctctctctccctgtttccctctctctctgtctctgtctctccgtctgtgtctctctctcgctctctctctccttctctcagtctgtctctgtctccctgtttccctctctctctgtctatccgtctctgtctctctctcgctatctgtctccttctct from Heptranchias perlo isolate sHepPer1 unplaced genomic scaffold, sHepPer1.hap1 HAP1_SCAFFOLD_765, whole genome shotgun sequence encodes:
- the LOC137319221 gene encoding BTB/POZ domain-containing protein 17-like; translation: MEAMGPSETLDHQSKVIGTLSALFNNEYLSDIQLMVNETPTLKAHSFILAAHSDVFKALLDTERWPDAKDRVIHLTEAEDSLPYLEDFLRYLYSGSVTLSTTSVLPLHVLSEKYNVQELRQSCQRLMLANVGAPGSSNRAITWQRYARLMGLGQLEEECLRFIAWNIGTVIQSPDWTPMEAHQLSALLQRSDVVVDDEAVLLRALLAWLSRRPDRAGGRCWPTSATL